The genomic DNA gattttcacggcgaaggcgagaaagtgctgtggctagacttcaaggatatatacgaagtgtaccatcatgatgccctggacgtctctctgatcagcgcttgggttctgtaagtgtccgtttatctctacatgtaaattttggcgtgcgtcaccgtactaacttcgtcttccatttcatgtaggatgctaattcagacatgccgccgagaggcgtacctacatataggcttcatggatccatctgtagttaaccaacaacagatacaattagcgccggaaaaaaccttggtagaagtatacaatttcctagacaaacaaacattcaaggatttcatactacttccatacaacttgaagtaagtgtgtgtataccgtctactttcaaTGTCTTTTttcttatctctacatgttagttagctctaatatgcatgaacattttacgcacgcaactttcactggatccttattataattgagcctaaaagaagccacgtcactgtcttcgattcgttgaggaaagatctggtggagtaccaagaagtgcaagacatgctaggcttgtaataattctggacctttatctctatgcaaaagtttgtttcctaaattttatccctgttacactatatcattcattattctaatccgcagcacatggaaacaattcataaggacacacaaacgtccattcaaagaaaaacttacatggaacacagacttcccggtacgtatgaagtctgcacatttattacattgtataacaagaatatttcataacttatttttttccgcactgaagtgcttaagacaggaactcgggaataatctatgtggctactacatctgtgacaacatgcacagttttatgggacccaagggactgaagatgacgccgcacaactttaaagtacgtaaaataaaactattactagttaattattttctagctccttatatgtatttgttcatgtaacattcacaaattatgttaaatattcaacaaggactcttgaaggaagaaagagtagcggcaatatgtgaaggtctcattggattcctaatggacgaggtggtagatccaaaaggagaattttattacgatggacgacaattagacactccgatcagcaacacctcgacgggaagattgtagatagatactttgatttatttgtatatataatacgcgctaattatgatcgatatgtactagttgaattgtgtatatgaattgtgtataagaattgtgtatatatatagtaattgtgtaattacaaatcccatccgtttaaatactagttgatttcgttctaaaaaaatctcaactactaaaggttaacaaaagggccgcggtactacgtacgtgatgcatgcatgaaaaattcagtgCCAggcagggcgccatttagtcccggttggaatccagccgggactaaagggtaaccctttactcccgtttgggaaaaccaaccgggactaaaggggcaccctttagtcccggttgcttttaccaaccgggactaaagggcctgtcccgcgcctggcgtggcaggccctttagtctcggttggtgacaccaaccgggactaaagggggacctttacgcccggttaaaagacccgggactaaagatccccccttttgtcccggttggtttatcccggatggattttcgggagatatgcaccctaccaaccgggactaaaggccaattctctactagtgatatatAAGGTGTGAACATTCCATTTTAGTAACATGTATAAGGCCAAGTGCTACatattttgaaaattttagtTTCAAACTAGGGTATGTATTATGCCTGTATCCCACTTAGGGCTCTCGTTAAATGGTTACATACTTGGCAGCATCTCAATAAAATAACATTTAAACTTTGAATGTAATGAAACTTGGCATGCGCACTGTGGAAGGTGTAAAGGTCACATTTTACTTACATGTAGAAGGTCAAGTGGTACGTATTTTAAAATACATAATTTCAAAGTAAGCTATGTATGACCCCTCTATCCCTCTTAGGACAACTAAGTGTTAAATAAATTCACTTcaactttttctttccttcagTTTAATAACTTAATGAAGCCTAAAAATTTTAAAACTCTAATAAGACTACATCATAAGATATATTTGTTTCTAGCTAGGAGTAGAAACCTTCAGAGCACACGAGCTTCCGTCAATCAATATACAATTGACCTTATTCAATTTTGAATTAGGCCTATGGATATGACTAAGTTGTAAATACAAGTGTTAGAAATCCATAACTTATGATGTCTAAGAAATAACACTACAATACTAAGTTTatattagtgatcaattagtTTGTATCCCATTAAGACACATGTTAGTGGATAGACACATCTATGAACAAGCATGCATGTCTATGTGACAATTTTTTATAGCGACACTGGTCTTTTAGGAACACCCTTTCCTATGTATAACAATGTTCATtaaatcaatcaatacaaccaaagATTGATTCTCACTTTCTCTTATGGCATTTACGTTTCAATAGCTACAAGATATGTACTGAAATTCCCAAACTAAATTCATTAGTTAAGGTGTGGGTGTTTGATCTCTTGTGAGATCGTAGATCAGTGTACTCATAAGCTTCATCAGGCCGTGTGTCTTCTCGGTATTCAAATTTCTGCAGAAGTAGCTTAACCCGAAAGAAATCACTACTTGATATCTAAACAACACCTCACGTGATGGTATGTGCCAGGTAGCATATATAGGAATTAAATAAATCTAAAGATATGATCACATCGTCTTTGTTAGCAGGAATGTCACATGTTAGTCATATCCATAGGCTACTTCAAAATTGAATATGGTCAATTATATAATGATTCATGGAATGAATATAGTTAAAATGAAATAAATATATCTTATGATGCAATCTTATTAGAGTTTTAAAATATTTAGGGTTCATTAAGTTATTAAATTGAAGGAAAGAAAACATCGAAGTGAATTTATTTAACATTTACAAGCTGTCCTAAGAGAGATAGAGGGATAATACATAGCTTACTTTGAAATTATGTATTTCAAAATATGTAGCACTTAGCTTTCTACATATTAGTAAAATGGAACCTTTACACCTTCCACGGTGCGCATGCCAAGTTTCGTGACATTCAAAGTTTAAATGCAATTTTATTGAGATGCTCCCAAGTAGGTAACCATTTAACGAGAGCGCTAAGTGGGATATATGTATAATACATACCctattttgaaattaaaattttcaaaatatGTAGCACTTGGTCTTGTACATGTTACTAAAATAGAATGTTCACACCTTATATATTGTGTATGCCAAGTTTCGTAACATTTAAAGATCAAATATTAGTTTATTTAGATGATATAAAGTGAGTAAATTAAACTAGGGTAGATTCTTGTCACGCCATGCAAAGTGGCGCGACAGAATCACTTGTCGCGCCACATGCATGCCACATGCAGTGGCGTGACAAGAGGAGTCCATATCATATCGCCGTGCCAGCGTGGTAGGCTTGTCACGCCACATGCACTAGCGTGACAACGTTATTTTGTCGCATCATGTGAGCTGGCGCGACCAAAAGGATCACGAGATGAAAATATTTGTCTGACagagttatttttaaaatattatttaagaagggttaaaatttaaaaaaattccaACTGCTACCACTCGAGAAAAGTTACCTGTGTCATCGATCTTATCTTGCAAGAGTCCATACTTTAGGAACTTATTGGGAACAACAAACCACAGttggcaaaaaaaattcagtaGTGGGCAGAACAAAACAATCGCGTGCACAGGTAAGGCTCTTAAAGCTTTGGCTATTGTAAGACCGTGTCCTTCAGCAAATATATATGTGCTTTTGGGAGTATCATGGAAAGCCACACAATAATTAAAGTGTCGTGTACCAAAGTTTCTCTTATATCACCTTTTGGTCCATACTCTGCTGCCGGACTTGCTACAGTCTAAGAAACTAAAATGTTTTTTTATCGACACAAAATGCTACtgacttttaaaaaaaatatatatatgcaaaATTTTATGTACAGGAATGGCAGAAGAACCAAAAGGAGACCCACCTAGCAATACTTATACAAAAATTACTCAGTCAATCTTCCAATACAACAGACATTTTTTACAAGATGAGGTCGTCTAACCCCATTTCCATTCCAGAAAACGGAAATTTCAGATGTTTGTTACATGCACACCAgattgaggaagaggaagtttCTAAGCTGATTCAAGCTGGACAATCTACAGCCTTTTCATCCTAGGGTTCCCAGGAGCAAAAGAGAAGACCAAGTGCTGAAAACAGATGACCTACTCTTTTTTACACACCACAACCGCAAGTTTGCAACAGAGCTAATATAAGGAAGCGAAAAGGAACTAATCCACGACCTCCTTTTTCCACGTGTTgcttttctctatttttttttgagtgAAACAGGAGGGGTGTGCCCCTAATGGTTATATATTACTTAAAGGTCAGGAAAAGTTGTAACAAGATACAGGGCTAAGGTATGAAAAGGAAGATGACAATTACAAAAAAGAAGATTAGAAAGCAGGCACCATACTACACGATTTGTAACCAAACCTCCATTAGGGGGAGCAGGGACTGTTTCGCTCGATGTAGAAGCATTTTGAACTCGTCAGTGAATTTCCTTTTACATTGCTGGACTGTCGGGTCAATGTCGCTGAACATCCAATCGTTTCTTATTTTCCAAATACTTCAGGTCATAAGGATTATTATTTCCATGGAGAACGGAAGCGCTAGTCTGTTCTTGATCTGCCTGATAATTTGAAGAGCCGTTCTTGTTGAGGTGTAGGATATGCCAATTGAGTTCCAGCAAGATTTAGCAGAATTACATCTGAAGAAGAGGTGTAGCATCCATTCAATCTTCTGTAGAATGCATAGTTCACATGTGTATGAGTCGAGTTCCATTTGCTTTCTTCTTAGGAGGTCCTTGGTACTCAATCTATCCTTGAGTAGCAACTAGAAAAACACTTTATGCTTGACTTGGCATCTAGAGGACCATAGCCATGAGAAGACAGATGCACATTCATGTGCCCGATCATTGCAGTGTTTCCTGTATTTATCAAGCTGATTGATTACCCCTTTATGTAATTTCAACGTTCCCGCATAGAAAACTGTTGATGAGGAAAACACCGAGTTGACCATTTCTAGCTTGCCACCTTGACTTAGGAACATTGAGGTATTGTTTAGTCTCTTTTCAATCTTTTGCATCAGAGGCATAAAGTCCTCCACATTTGGCTTGATAGTTCCTAAAGGCAATCCCAAATAGGTGAAGGGAAGTGAGCCTTTTTGACAATCGAATGTTGTAGCAAGATGCTTAAGAGTCTGATCAGTGATGTTCAGGGGGAGCATTACTGACTTATATTAGTTCACTTTAAGTCCTGTGGATGCTGCAAAGGTATTGAAAAGTTCCTTGAGGTGTAGTAGTTGGTTTGGGCATGCTTCCATGATCAACAAagtatcatctgcatattgaATGATAGGAAAGTTTTCACCAGCCCTCTCTGGTATGGCCAGTTTCAGATATCCCATGTCTTTGGCATGATTGATGATTGTCTGAAGAAGGTCTGCCGCAAGAACGAAGAGGAGAGGTGAGAGAGGGTCACCCTGTCGTACACCTCTTTTGCAATGAAACACCTTGCCTGGGGTACCATTTAAAAGCACTGAGGATGTTCTAGATCCTACGATGTCCTGTATCCATCTGAGCCATCTATCCCCAAATCCTTTATGCTTCAAAATCTGGAGGATAGCCTGATGTTCAATTTTGTCAAAGGTTTTTTCGAAATCCAGTTTCAGAATCACTAGCTCCCTCTTGGATGCTTTGCATATATGTAGATATTCAAAGACCCATGCTAGACAGTTGTGTATAGATCTGGTTTTGATGAAACCATATTGGTTTGTGTGAATTAACCTTAAGATGACTTGCTGCAGCCTGTCAGCCAAGATTTTAGTAAGTAATTTGATTGTGGAGTTGAGTAAGGATATGGGCCTAAAATCACTGGCTGAGACCGGGACTGGCTGAGACCGGGTGGTCATTTTTGGAGATAAGTGTGATATAAGAAGTGTTGATGCTTCTGAGGCATATGTTCCCTTCATAGAACTCATCACACAACTTGTAGAAGTCTTGACAAATCAGCCTCCAACATTTTTTGATGAATTCACCATTGAAGCCATCTAGCACCGGAATGAAGTGTTCATGCTCCAGCCAATAATTATCAAACCTGATTATTTTGGGCTTGGGTACTTTGGTGCAAGTCGTTATAATGCAGGGAGCATGATCTGAGATATCTCTTGACAGTCCTGATGTATATGTGCTGGGGAATGCAGTTGTCTAGGAGTTCGATGTGAAAAACCACTCCAATCTTTCTAATAGGGGATTGTGTTGTTTATTTGTCCAAGTGTATTTACAACCCTTTAGTGGCAATTCCACCAATCTTAATCTGCTGATAGCAGCATTGAAGGCTAGCATTTCCAGGATATTTCCTCCTGGCTTATTCCTATCATCCGGCTTTCTTATTAAGTTGAAATCTCCAACAATCATCCAATATTCATCATCTAGCATGTCTATGTTATGGAACCAGTCAAGAAAGGCAAACTTCCCTTCTGATGTGCATGGGGCATATATGTTTGTTAGTATCCATTCCTCCCCTGATAGTTTGCATGTGAGCCTGACCGAGTGTGCAAAACTATTTTGAAATTCCAAAGAGCCCTCAAATTTGGCATTGTTCTAGACAATTAGACTTCCACCTGAATTTCCAACTGATGGTAGGAAGACAAATTCTTGCATATGTGGTaggcaaaaaaaatttatataagCCAGATCAAAGAATTCCCTCTTGGTTTCTTGGAGGCATAGATATCACATTTAGACTCGGTGCTTTTACTTCGCACCGCTTCCCAGTTTTTTCTGACTTTATCCCTCTGATATTCCAGGACAGGATTGTCAAGGTTCTGCTATGTGTGTCTGGGTTCATGGTGGAGACTTAAGTTGTTTCCCCACCTatcggggggaaatattaacgacttccTTATATTCTTTAAACAACGGTCATAAGGGCTCGGGCCCACCTCCAGCAGCAATGACCTCCGCCGACCCCCAGgtcacagggtcggatgcgcccgaccccccgaGGCCGCTCCTCATCCTAGCCGAGagagttccgtctcgcccgacccctcgcatcaggtctccgcctcgcccgaccccgggcgcaaggggtcgaATGTGTCTGGACCCACAGGACAGAGCTTCGCCTTGCCCAAGGACGTGCTCGGACCAGCGgacgagggcgcagatcttgtgggcccccaccgatctgGCCATAAATGCAACCGATGGGGCGCGCGTGTCCGGAATACGGCTCTGACACACGGAGAGGCGCCCGTGTTCCTCAACGTGACCTGCCGGAATATTCGGGCGGCCCACTActgccacgaccgcacagggctacagctgcaccATCCTAACCTTCCCCCGTGACattcgccatagggcactcgTCGCCTATGCCGCAGGCGTGCCTCCCGGTTTCCCGCTCGGCCTGGCGACAGGGGCATGTTAGCCGCGCCCCCCGGTCAGCACGTGCGGCTACAGTGGTCGCCCGTCATCCGCGACATGCACAGCTGCGGTGGcaggtcatcatcatcaactcgcaCAGCTACAGTGATCGGTCGCCACGCACATCTTGCGTGCTCGGCTGCAGTGGCCGACCACTGGGTCATCAACGGGACCCAACGACTACCACCCCTTCTAGGTGGCTATGCTGACAAGACACAGAGACCAAGGAGGATAGGCGACGTCCCCGGTGGCTCAGCCCATCTCCCTGTACTTTATGTCCCAGACTTTGTCTTTTTACCTCCCCTGACTCCCGGCTCGATTGTAACTCTTGTGCCCttcttacgctataaaaggaggaccagggggcCCGAGAAAGGGACGGCTCTCGAGCAAACCGAACGACCCCCACTCACAACCCTTCCCATGAACAATTCTTACTAGGACAACCTGAGTGCTTGAATCCCCCATTTTTACTTCTTATTCTTGGGCTTCTTCTTGCTTCGGTTTCCACCAGAGGAGTTGCATTCTTGAATTTTCCCTTTGCTGGATTAGGGGGGAATTGCTACTGCCTGCTCCATTACTACCCGAAGAAGATAGGCACTGTACTTCCGAATTTGGAGGACAAGCAGGTGGTAGAACAAAGGACAACATTGAGGGCGAGTTAGTGCATGAAAGCAAGAATCTCTAGGCCTATGATGCTAAGAAGTTTTTGGCCCAATCAAATTGGGACGGGGATAAgagcatcaaaataaagaaggcTGCCAAATTAGTGGGAATGTCAATCACCTGGGCTGCTTGTCCTGTTAGGGAGAAGTGTCTTGCCCAGAGCCTGTAGACATCTGCTGGTGCTTTGTATGAGCCCTGCACCTTGCTGCTTTCTGACATCCATCCTTGATCAGCTTGTGAAAGATTGTCAAAGTCTGTTAGAACCATGTTGATGTTTAGCTGGTGGTTTGTTGGAGGGGCAGAGCTGTTGCTGTGTTGCTGTAGTGCTGGCTGGGGTATAGGTAGGTGGAGAGCATTGTTGGGAATCTCTTCTATATTCCAAGGCTGCACTTGAAGGGGATGATTTACCCCATCATTGTTCTGAGCTAGTTGTAGTCCTGGAACCTGATTATCCTAGCCCAGGAGCTCATTCTCATTATGATTGTCTTGTTCTAATCCTGGTGGATGATTGCCATCCTGCAGACCCTCTTGAGCTTGGGTATTCTGTGCACCTGGGGGCCCATGGGCCTTTTATCCCACACTAGCTTCAGAGTCCTTGGAGTTTACTGAGTTGACAGATGTAAAAGAGGATTGGGTGGCCCATGGAGCAGAAAGGCTAAGCTCCAGGTCCAAAACTTCTTGCGGTGCCTCGTTGTTGTCTTCCTCCATAGGTTGTAGTTCATCACTGGGGTTCTACTACACCTGCTCTTGGACTTCCTCCATGGGGTTTTCATTAAGGTCAGGAATAGGCTCTAGGGCTTGGTTATGCTGTTACTGATGTTGCTGATGTTGTGGTTGTGTTGGACCAATCCCTAGGAAGATGAAGTTGTCCTCAAATCCTGGAGGAGGGATATCCTCATCTTGAAGCTCGCCTCCTAACAGATTCTGCTGCATAATTTCTACTTGGACCGTGATGGAAACTCCCTCAAAATCATCTCCCTCCAACAACACCAGGTAGTGGGGGATATCCTCTAGATCAGTTACTCTTGCTTTTACAACAACTTGGGCCAGGACACTATCCTTTTGCCAACAGATTAACCTCCCAAAATACCTAATTGTGTCCCTGATTTCCTCCACAGTACGAGTATCTACTGGGTATCCAACGAGTATTAACCAACATTCTCTATTGAACTGGACTCTTCTAGCATTAGGGCCTCTATTGTGTTGCACCACGTCAATGTTGAACCCCTGAAACTGGTGAGGGCTGTGCTGCACAAGGGCATCTCTATCTGTGACTCGATTCATCCTAACAAAAGCTTGTGCCCTATGAAAGGGACTTTTCTGAATGTCCATCACTCTCAACTCAGAATGCCCCTCCAATAGCCCAAGGATAATGTCTCTGTCTTCAGTGTATGGAATCTCACTGTGGGGAGAGTTGGGGATGGTGACGATCGCCAAGTCCTCATTGGTCGGCGCTACCCTTGGAATGACCACCCAGGTGTATTTTGGCCTTCCTTGGACCAGCACCCTAGCAAAGCCTGGGAACATCATCGGCTCAGGGTCCACATTGAGGAAGGCCATGGCTTCTTGCTGGGGATTCATGACTCTGGTGCCGCTTTCTACAGTGGAGCGGAGGTTCCTTTGCACAGTTGGGGGTGGAGTCAGAAGGGGCGAGGTAGCCGAAGGGGTGGTGACTGTTGGAGTTCTGAGAACTGCTTCCCCGGGTGTCTTTGGAGAAAGGGAAGTTTGTGGGCCTTGGTTGATGGGCCTGGACGGCTTCGGTGCCTCTTTTCTGAACCATCGAAGCCCCGCGTCAGGAGACCATGCGGTGGTTGGAATAAGTGAGGAGAAGTTACAGTTGGGGGGTGAGTTACACTACGCCGTAAACTTTTGGAGACCGTGAAAAGTAGCGTATCCCCTGGAGATATGCCCCTCTTGGTTGCAATGCCAGCACTTGATCCGATTTACGCATGCGGCTGCGAGGTGGTTAGGTGATAAGCATCTTTTGCAATAAAAACGAGATCTTGCTACAATACCGGGCTTTGAAAAAGCTAGGCCTCTTGGTCCAGCACCCAAAGTAATGGCTGCCCTAAAGATCTTGGGGCGAGGGCTGCCACCGAGGTCAGAGAAGGGAGATGTCGGGGATTCAAGAGAGAGGGGTGAGAGGAGGTGGttgaggtggccggcggggtcAGAGTGGCCATTGCTGGGAGGCTGTGGACGTCGGGACCGGAGTGGTCACTGGCAGAGAGGGAGCCCGCGCTCACTCTCAGCTCTCAAGCTAACGTCCCCCCCCACTCGCTTGCTTTTCTCTattagagtatatttggtacGTAGTTTAGATATATGTATCGTAGACTACTATATGTACCAAGAGAGTGTCTTCCTCTCAAGTCTTTGTACACTATGTTACCGGCTAAGAGGCTAAATGCAATATAATCTTCATGACATccttcttgttagatggtttTGTCATGTTTCTGATTGCATCTACTTTGATggggttggcctcgatgcctCGCTGGTTaaccatgaagcctaggagcTTGCTAGACGAGACACTAAAGACACACTTGTCGGGGTTAAGTTTCCAGTGGTAGGTCCGGAGGCTGTTGAAGGTCTCCTCGAGATTggctatgaagctttcctcgTCCATTGTCTTGCTAACCACATCatcgacgtaagcctcaacgttCCAGTGTAGCTGTGTtgcgaggcaaccctggattgccttctggtaggtggtgccagcgtttttcaacccaaaggtcatggtattgtagcagtagatgccgaaGGGCATTATGAACGTCGTCTTGTCTTGGTCAGCAGGATCAAGggcaatctggtgatagcccaaGTAGCAGTCAAGGAAGCAGAGGAGGATGCTCCCCACCATGGAGTCCATGACTTGGTCCATGCGCTGAAGAGGGAAgaggtccttagggcagtgcttgttcaggtcggtataatcaatgcacattctccattcactggttttctttcttacaaggaCTAGGTTTGCTAACCAGTTgggatgcttacattcacggatgaatctGGCAGCTAGgagcttatttaattctaccctaatggcctcttTGCTATCTTGGGCGAAGCGATGAAGTTTTTGCTTGACCGGCCGcgcagtcttgctcaagtccaagagTGCGCAGCCAGCTCCTTGGGACACTGGGCATATGAGATGGTTTCCACGTGAATATGTCCGAGTTGTCCCgaaggaaactggtgagcgcgaGTTCTTATTTCTCCGAGAGGTCAGCCCCTATGAGGGCCGTCTTGGTCGAAAATTCAAGGCTGAGGCAAATCTTCTTGACCCTAGGGTTAGGCTGCAGCTCTGTGGAAGTCGGCTCCTTCTCAGGGATAGTTAGCTGGTCTTTGCTCATTTTCTGGGCCTCAGCtaccatggcggtggccttagCTGATAACTCCAGGGCTTCTACGAGCTGAACTGCCTCGGTGTCACATCTGTATGATGTCTCCACATCGCCATAAATGAAGAGGACTCCGTTTGGGGCCGGCATCTTGAGGACAAGGTAGGTGTGGTGTGGAATTGCCATAAACCTTGCCAGCATAGGCCTACCAAGGATGGCATAGGAGGTCTTGAAGTTGTCCACGTCGAACGTGAGGTGCTCCGTACGGTAGTTGGCCTGTGTGCCAGAAGTGACTGGCAAAATAACTCGGCCAATGGGGTAAGATCCTTTGCCAGGGATGACACCGTAGAAGGGCTCTTCGTAGGGCTGGAGCCGCTCAAAATCGAAGTCCATGCGTTTCAAGGTCTCTGTGAAGATGATGTTTAGGCCACTGCCACCGCAATCAACACCTTGGGGAGTAGGGCCCGGTCTATGGTCGGGCAAACCACTAGCAGGTAGGACCTGGGATCTGGGATGTAGACCCAATGATCTTGTCTGGAAAAAGTTATGGACTATTCCgaccagcgcagatactggactCGCTGTACAGAGACAAGTGCACGTCTCGCTAGCGTAGCTTCTTCTTGCGGTTACTGCAAAAAGTGTTGCGGCCGCCCACGATAATGTTGACTTGGCACTCCAGCCGTTGGAAGTCCCCATTCTGGTCAGCGCTGGGCCGCTGGGTGTCTTGATGTCGCTGGTCATGGCGATCTTCTCTGTTTTGGTTGTCACGGTTGTCGTGCCTGCTGTTGTTACGGTCATCGTGGTCATCGTGGCTGTCATGGTGCTGACCGTTGCGGTCATCATGGTTCTCATTGTTACAATTGGCATGGTCGTCTTGGTGACGGTCGTCATCACGGCTACGATACTCACGCTAGTTGTTGCCTTGGCAATAGTCATTGCAGCGTggtcgcttgtactccaccgGGCGCCGAGCTCTTCCTTTAGAACTATGCAGTCCTGGAGAGTGTGACGTGCATCCTTGTGGAAAGGGCACGGAGCGCTGAGGGTTCCATCAAATTCTTCCCGGTTAAACATGATCTATCTGGTCGGGGCGCCTTCAGCAGCGTAGACCTCTGGGGCCTTCTTTCGAAGTTGGGGCACCGGGCGTGCTCGGGGTTCGTCGTGGATTGGTTGATTGTAGTCGTCGGTCAGGCAATGTTTAATGTTTTGGAACTGAACTTTTGCCGCTTCTTCAATGCCAGCTTGTCTGTTGACAGCTTCCATCTTCTGCTCGACCGTCTTTggggcagcctcatacaacTTCTCAAACATGGGACGGTTCATCAAACCAAAGCAAAAATACCAGATGATGTCACGGTCTTCAATGCCAGCCAACCTATTGCGATTCTCAAAGAAACGATTGGCATATTCTCGAATAGTTTCGCCTATCCTTTGGCGGACTTGCCCAAGTTTTTCCCTTTTACCAGGTCAGCTGTCCCGGTAGTTCTAGGTGAAAGCcctagcgagctgaccccaactGTCGAGGCTGTTTGGAGGTAGATTCTCTAACCATAGGAGTGGTGCAGGTCTCATCACCATCaggaagtaggcggccatctggtTATAGGTGCCATTGGTAGCTCTCACCGCAGTATTATAtgtcttgagccagatggtggggtcgGAGTGACCGTCATATTTTTCATTGATGGCTAGCTTGAATGTGGCCGGCCAATCAACAGCTTTGAGGCGCGGGGTAAAAGCAGTGAAGCCGTCGATCGTCATATCATCGTCGTAATCATCGTTAAGATAGTACTGGGCACGAGGAGCCCTGCCACATCTGCCGTAGTTGCACCTAGGCGGATAGTAGGCGTCCTCGGGAGCATCGTACATGTAGTCATAGTCACACTTGGGTAGGTTCTAGGCATGTTCTGGGGCGCCGTGCACGCGGTCGTAGTCGGCGCGGCAGCGCATCTCTTCTTCCTATCGGCGGCGGTCTTCGAGCTCTACGTCGTGGTTGAGCATAGGAGCGCCATAGTCGTGATCGTActcg from Setaria italica strain Yugu1 chromosome VII, Setaria_italica_v2.0, whole genome shotgun sequence includes the following:
- the LOC105914756 gene encoding uncharacterized protein LOC105914756; its protein translation is MDFDFERLQPYEEPFYGVIPGKGSYPIGRVILPVTSGTQANYRTEHLTFDVDNFKTSYAILGRPMLARFMAIPHHTYLVLKMPAPNGVLFIYGDVETSYRCDTEAVQLVEALELSAKATAMVAEAQKMSKDQLTIPEKEPTSTELQPNPRVKKICLSLEFSTKTALIGADLSEK